The following proteins are co-located in the Bacteroidales bacterium genome:
- a CDS encoding Lrp/AsnC ligand binding domain-containing protein, translated as MTENLQIDNLDKKILDIITKNARIPYLEVARECGVSGAAIHQRVQRLIRIGVIRGSEFKVDPVMVGFKTCAYIGVFLDHPGNFRDVIKKFKEIPEIIECHYTTGNYSLFIKVYTRDNEHLRMILTDTIQNIPGIVRTETLISLEESINRQIPVLSK; from the coding sequence ATGACGGAAAATTTACAAATTGACAATCTTGATAAGAAGATTCTCGACATTATAACAAAGAATGCAAGGATACCATATCTTGAAGTTGCCAGGGAATGTGGTGTTTCAGGTGCTGCAATACATCAGCGTGTTCAGAGGCTCATCAGGATAGGCGTGATAAGGGGATCTGAATTCAAAGTAGATCCTGTAATGGTTGGATTTAAAACCTGCGCTTATATTGGTGTTTTTCTCGATCATCCCGGAAATTTCCGTGATGTCATAAAAAAATTCAAAGAGATTCCTGAAATAATTGAATGTCACTACACAACAGGAAATTATTCATTATTTATTAAAGTATATACTCGTGATAATGAGCATCTGAGAATGATCCTGACCGATACTATTCAAAATATACCGGGAATAGTCAGGACAGAAACTTTAATCTCACTTGAGGAATCAATAAACAGGCAGATTCCTGTCCTTTCAAAGTAA
- a CDS encoding SDR family oxidoreductase, with translation MKDLFKDKVVIVTGASSGIGEAVAREFARNGSKVVLAARNEARLSAIHTDLKALNYEAIYIKTDVSVEAECKNLIEKTVEKYGTIDILVNNAGISMRASFIDVELEVLHRLMDVNFWGTVYCTKYALPFIIEQKGSLIGVSSVAGFHGLPGRTGYSASKFAIHGFMETIRIENLRKGLHVMIIAPGFTTTEIRKHALTANGTEQGESPRDEGKLMSPEYVAKWVLKGIRKKKRNKLLTWDGRLTALFQRIVPSFVDWVYYYEMSREPKSPIK, from the coding sequence ATGAAAGATCTGTTTAAAGACAAAGTAGTTATTGTAACCGGAGCCTCCTCCGGCATTGGAGAGGCTGTAGCCCGTGAGTTCGCCCGCAATGGGAGCAAAGTTGTACTGGCTGCCCGTAATGAGGCCAGGCTTTCTGCAATTCACACTGACTTAAAAGCACTGAACTACGAAGCCATATATATCAAAACAGATGTTAGTGTTGAAGCTGAGTGTAAAAATCTGATAGAAAAAACAGTTGAAAAATATGGTACGATTGATATTCTGGTTAATAATGCCGGAATTTCAATGAGAGCTTCTTTTATCGATGTTGAGCTTGAAGTACTTCACAGGTTAATGGATGTAAACTTCTGGGGCACTGTTTATTGCACTAAATATGCCCTTCCGTTTATAATAGAACAAAAAGGTTCCCTTATTGGCGTTTCGTCTGTTGCGGGATTTCATGGACTACCCGGCAGAACTGGTTATTCCGCTTCAAAATTTGCAATTCATGGTTTCATGGAGACTATCAGGATAGAAAACCTAAGGAAAGGTCTGCATGTAATGATAATAGCTCCCGGCTTTACTACAACAGAGATCAGAAAACATGCATTAACTGCCAACGGTACTGAACAGGGCGAATCTCCAAGGGATGAAGGTAAGCTGATGTCGCCTGAGTATGTTGCAAAATGGGTACTGAAAGGTATCAGAAAGAAGAAAAGAAACAAGCTTCTTACCTGGGATGGCCGTCTGACAGCACTCTTCCAGAGAATCGTCCCTTCTTTTGTAGATTGGGTATACTATTACGAAATGTCGAGGGAACCCAAATCCCCGATAAAATAA